The following coding sequences are from one Sandaracinaceae bacterium window:
- a CDS encoding helix-turn-helix domain-containing protein, whose protein sequence is MTVTTTEDLPAEDRDGRSLRAAQKRKRRRRTVLDAALRVFSDKGYHQTRVADIIEEASIARGTFYLYFDSKNAIFHELLDLLLERIHENMVGVDLSPGAPAVRDQILDTVRNILASFREDPALAKFVLREAVGIDETIDEKLDGFYRQLHDWLSMSLANGHAIGFIRALDTESVAWLILGSVKQLVQRVLEEEELDLDHLSRVLLDFNLQGIMVSD, encoded by the coding sequence ATGACCGTCACGACCACCGAAGATCTCCCGGCCGAGGACCGGGACGGGCGGAGCCTGCGGGCCGCGCAGAAGCGCAAGCGCCGCCGCCGCACCGTGCTCGACGCCGCCCTCCGCGTCTTCAGCGACAAGGGCTATCACCAGACCCGCGTGGCCGACATCATCGAGGAGGCGTCGATCGCGCGCGGCACGTTCTACCTCTACTTCGACTCGAAGAACGCCATCTTCCACGAGCTGCTCGATCTGCTGCTCGAGCGCATCCACGAGAACATGGTCGGCGTCGATCTCTCGCCCGGCGCGCCCGCGGTGCGCGACCAGATCCTCGACACCGTGCGCAACATCCTCGCCTCCTTCCGCGAGGACCCCGCGCTCGCGAAGTTCGTGCTGCGCGAGGCGGTCGGCATCGACGAGACCATCGACGAGAAGCTCGACGGCTTCTACCGCCAGCTCCACGACTGGCTGAGCATGTCGCTCGCCAACGGCCACGCCATCGGCTTCATCCGCGCGCTCGACACCGAGTCGGTCGCCTGGCTCATCCTCGGCTCGGTCAAGCAGCTCGTCCAGCGCGTGCTCGAGGAGGAGGAGCTCGACCTCGATCACCTCTCGCGCGTGCTGCTCGACTTCAACCTCCAAGGCATCATGGTCAGCGACTGA